From the Streptomyces pluripotens genome, one window contains:
- a CDS encoding ATP-grasp domain-containing protein gives MSVLVLHQIGSVQAAPYDRWLADYDGDVLLLTCADNLAGVAEELPAAGSGYALAEAVPGYDHSGLLEERALDLAREHEVRHLVACHERDLERAAILREVLDLPGQRMDSVEPFRDKALMKRIATEAGLEVAPWREVECASELLGFAAEFGFPLVVKPRDSAGSMGVRILHTEQALRDCLATDLDLDGADQSQLLVEAYVPGRMCHVDGLVVDGRTVFAWPSQYQYALATYATDTGPRMDLTLDADDPLAERLLKFAERLLDAMPGPEHFAFHAEVFHTPDDRLVLCEIACRTGGAAIRDIVRVMSGVDPTEAWVRAQLGLPLQEDLGSGGGLPRRMAGQMVLMKRPGRVVSVPQEAPDFPWIERFTVFVQPGQVMGPATASSDFLVMALVSGRDRAECVERLKQVEHWFLGELVLEPVTR, from the coding sequence ATGAGTGTGCTGGTACTGCACCAGATCGGTTCGGTGCAAGCCGCTCCGTACGACCGGTGGCTGGCCGACTACGACGGCGACGTCCTCTTGCTGACCTGTGCCGACAACCTGGCAGGGGTGGCGGAAGAGCTGCCCGCGGCCGGCTCGGGATACGCCCTGGCCGAAGCCGTCCCGGGCTATGACCACAGCGGCTTGCTGGAGGAGCGGGCCCTGGACCTCGCTCGGGAGCACGAGGTGCGACACCTGGTGGCCTGTCACGAGCGGGACCTGGAACGGGCCGCGATCCTGCGGGAGGTTCTGGACCTGCCGGGTCAGCGCATGGACTCGGTCGAGCCATTCCGTGACAAGGCGCTGATGAAGCGGATCGCGACCGAGGCCGGCTTGGAGGTGGCCCCGTGGCGGGAGGTCGAGTGCGCGAGCGAGCTCCTCGGTTTCGCGGCCGAGTTCGGCTTTCCCCTGGTCGTGAAGCCCCGGGACAGCGCCGGGTCCATGGGCGTGCGGATCCTGCACACGGAGCAGGCGCTGCGGGATTGCCTGGCGACGGACCTCGACCTCGACGGGGCCGACCAGTCCCAGCTGCTGGTGGAGGCCTATGTGCCGGGCCGGATGTGCCATGTGGACGGGCTGGTGGTGGACGGCCGTACGGTCTTCGCCTGGCCCTCGCAGTACCAGTACGCGCTGGCCACGTACGCCACCGACACCGGCCCCCGGATGGACCTCACGCTCGATGCGGACGATCCGTTGGCCGAGCGGCTGCTGAAGTTCGCCGAACGGCTCCTTGACGCGATGCCCGGGCCCGAGCACTTCGCCTTCCACGCGGAGGTCTTCCACACCCCGGACGACCGGCTGGTGCTCTGTGAGATCGCCTGCCGTACCGGGGGCGCCGCTATTCGGGACATCGTGCGGGTCATGTCCGGGGTGGATCCCACCGAGGCGTGGGTACGGGCGCAGCTCGGTCTGCCGCTGCAGGAGGACTTGGGCAGCGGTGGGGGGCTACCGCGGCGGATGGCCGGTCAGATGGTGCTGATGAAGCGACCCGGCCGGGTGGTTTCGGTGCCGCAGGAGGCCCCGGACTTCCCCTGGATCGAGCGGTTCACGGTGTTCGTACAGCCGGGCCAGGTGATGGGTCCGGCGACGGCCTCGTCCGACTTCCTGGTCATGGCCTTGGTGAGTGGCCGGGACCGGGCCGAATGTGTGGAACGGCTGAAACAGGTGGAGCACTGGTTCCTGGGGGAGTTGGTACTTGAACCGGTCACCCGGTGA